The following coding sequences lie in one Thermosulfuriphilus ammonigenes genomic window:
- a CDS encoding threonine-phosphate decarboxylase, protein MLKGHGGNIYQAAREAGVSPEDLVDLSGNINPLGPPEELFAYLKDRLSLITRLPEPDLTSLRQAVARRLEISPDMVFPAPGTTDWIYLLPAILRAEEVIIFGPTYADYADAATIWGKKAFYLLPDSPRNWPNLNLPPKGGPRVYFLCNPNNPTGGLLSRDKVLDLAQRLTGDILVIDESYLPFAASDEASLAWGGLPGNVLVLRSFSKIYAIPGLRLGCLLAPESLFPLVAPHLRPWWVGTLAAEAGVFLLNQRGFEEQTRNYLKAERERIYQRLKGLPGLEFFTSVTTFILCRLKAPRASELCRRLLKRGFLLRPCGNFVGLDDHYFRFSLKDPETNNRFLQVLTQELVDMA, encoded by the coding sequence ATGCTTAAAGGACACGGTGGAAATATATATCAAGCGGCAAGGGAGGCCGGTGTTTCACCCGAGGACTTGGTCGATCTTTCGGGAAACATCAATCCCCTCGGACCTCCCGAAGAGCTCTTTGCTTACTTGAAGGACCGTCTCTCCTTGATAACCCGGTTGCCAGAACCCGATCTGACCAGCCTTAGGCAGGCGGTGGCCAGGCGTCTTGAAATTTCGCCAGATATGGTCTTTCCGGCACCGGGGACAACTGACTGGATCTACCTCCTGCCGGCCATCTTAAGGGCCGAAGAAGTAATCATCTTTGGCCCCACCTATGCCGACTATGCCGATGCCGCCACCATCTGGGGGAAAAAGGCCTTTTACCTTCTGCCTGATAGCCCAAGAAACTGGCCCAATCTAAACCTGCCTCCCAAAGGAGGCCCTAGAGTTTATTTTCTCTGCAATCCCAATAACCCTACCGGGGGCCTGCTTTCCCGGGACAAGGTGCTAGACCTGGCCCAAAGGCTGACAGGAGATATTCTGGTAATCGATGAGTCTTATCTTCCCTTTGCTGCCTCGGATGAGGCCTCTCTAGCCTGGGGGGGACTTCCAGGAAACGTCTTGGTTCTAAGATCTTTTTCCAAAATCTACGCCATTCCGGGCCTGAGGCTGGGCTGTCTCTTGGCTCCAGAGAGTCTTTTTCCCCTTGTTGCCCCCCACCTTCGTCCCTGGTGGGTGGGAACTCTGGCCGCCGAGGCCGGGGTTTTCCTCCTTAACCAAAGAGGCTTTGAGGAGCAAACCCGAAATTATCTTAAGGCCGAAAGGGAAAGGATCTACCAGAGGTTAAAAGGGCTCCCCGGACTTGAATTTTTTACCTCGGTAACCACCTTTATTCTTTGCCGACTCAAGGCCCCCCGGGCCTCCGAACTTTGTCGCCGTCTTCTTAAAAGGGGTTTTCTGCTCAGGCCCTGCGGAAACTTTGTCGGCCTTGATGATCACTATTTCCGTTTCTCCCTCAAGGATCCAGAAACCAACAATCGTTTTCTTCAGGTCCTGACTCAAGAACTGGTTGACATGGCTTGA
- a CDS encoding phenylacetate--CoA ligase family protein, with protein sequence MIHSQAETMSREDLRALQARRLRETVERVYHLVPFYRRKLEEAGVRPEDIRSVDDLRRLPFTLKQDLRDHYPFGLFATPLEQVIRIHSSSGTTGKPTVVGYTAHDLEVWTEVMARSLVMGGVTAADVVHNAYGYGLFTGGLGFHYGAERLGAAVVPSSGGFTKRQLMLMKDFGATVLCSTPSFALHLAEVAKEEGYDIKKDFRLRVGFFGAEPASEGLRQAVREAWGIHYVEAYGLSEIIGPGVAASCPHGGLHVFEDHFIPEIIDPETGEVLPEGQEGELVITPITKQALPLLRYRTKDISRLYYAPCPCGRTIVRMETIKGRTDDMLIVNGVNVFPSQVEHVLTQVEGVTPNYVIVLDKKGVLDKLEVWVEVDENVFTDAVGGLEELKRRLEQELLNNLYINAKVKLVEPKTLERSMGKAKRIVDRRELIQK encoded by the coding sequence ATGATTCACAGTCAGGCCGAGACTATGAGTCGAGAAGATCTAAGGGCCCTTCAGGCCCGCAGGCTACGGGAGACAGTAGAAAGAGTCTATCATCTGGTCCCTTTTTACCGGCGTAAGCTGGAGGAGGCGGGGGTAAGACCGGAGGATATCCGTTCGGTAGATGACCTAAGACGCCTTCCCTTTACCCTGAAACAGGATCTCCGAGATCACTACCCCTTCGGTCTCTTCGCCACTCCCCTGGAGCAGGTGATTCGGATCCATTCCTCTTCGGGGACCACCGGCAAGCCCACAGTGGTGGGATACACGGCCCATGACCTTGAGGTTTGGACAGAGGTGATGGCCCGCAGCCTGGTGATGGGTGGAGTGACCGCCGCTGACGTGGTTCACAACGCCTATGGCTACGGATTGTTTACCGGAGGCCTGGGTTTTCACTACGGAGCCGAAAGATTAGGGGCGGCCGTTGTCCCTTCAAGCGGAGGGTTCACGAAACGCCAGCTTATGCTCATGAAAGACTTCGGGGCCACCGTCCTCTGTTCCACCCCCTCCTTTGCCCTTCATTTGGCTGAGGTGGCCAAGGAGGAAGGCTACGATATCAAGAAGGATTTCCGTCTGCGGGTAGGCTTTTTTGGGGCTGAACCGGCCTCAGAAGGCCTGCGTCAGGCGGTACGGGAGGCCTGGGGAATTCACTATGTAGAGGCCTACGGCCTTTCAGAAATTATTGGTCCCGGGGTGGCCGCCTCCTGCCCCCACGGAGGGCTGCACGTCTTTGAGGATCATTTTATCCCTGAAATTATTGATCCAGAAACCGGTGAAGTCTTGCCAGAAGGTCAGGAAGGAGAGCTGGTCATCACCCCGATCACCAAACAGGCCCTGCCCCTGCTCCGGTATCGCACCAAGGACATCTCCCGACTCTATTACGCCCCCTGTCCCTGCGGCCGGACCATCGTCCGCATGGAGACCATCAAAGGCCGCACCGACGACATGCTGATTGTCAACGGCGTCAATGTCTTTCCCTCTCAGGTAGAACACGTCCTGACCCAGGTCGAAGGGGTCACCCCCAACTATGTTATTGTCCTGGACAAAAAAGGCGTTTTAGACAAACTTGAAGTCTGGGTAGAGGTGGACGAAAACGTCTTTACTGACGCTGTGGGTGGCCTGGAGGAGCTTAAACGCCGGCTGGAACAGGAGCTCCTCAACAACCTCTACATA